ATTGACTACGTCGAGAATGCGTCAGACGCATCAAAATAATAGCTTTAAAACTTATCTAGGCGGTCACTCGACCGCCTATGTTCCTTTTGTAATTATTTCCCTCCTTGGAGGATTTACGTGTCTAAGCGTCGTGTAGTCGTAACCGGACTGGGCATGTTATCTCCTGTCGGCAACACAGTTGAATCATCATGGAAAGCTGTTTGTGACGGACAGAGTGGTATCAGCCTCATCGAACATTTTGATACTACCAACCACGCAACTAAATTTGCGGGTGTAGTCAAAGATTTCAATTACGAAGATTATGGCATCTCCCGTAAAGAAGCACGGAAGATGGATCCATTCATCCAGTATGGTATTGCTGCTGGCTCTCAAGCCATCAAAGATTCTGGATTGGAAGTAACAGAAGCCAATGCTACCCGTATCGGTTTAGCGATTGGTTCTGGTATTGGTGGCCTAGGCTTGATCCAAGAGAACTGTGAGGCATTGCAAGCTGGCGGTCCTCGTAAAGTGAGCCCATTCTTCGTTCCTTCGACGATCATTAACATGGTTGCAGGTCATCTGAGCATTATGTACGGCTTTCGTGGCCCAAGTATTTCTATTGCCACAGCCTGTACTTCAGGTGTACACAATATTGGTCATGCAGCGCGCATGATCGCATATGGCGACGCTGATGTTATGCTAGCGGGCGGCGCCGAAAAAGCAACGACGCCACTCGGCGTTGCTGGGTTTGGCGCAGCACGTGCACTTTCAACGCGTAATGATGATCCACAAGCGGCTAGTCGCCCATGGGATAAAGACCGTGATGGTTTTGTTCTTGGTGACGGTGCAGGTATTATTGTTCTTGAAGAATATGAACATGCAAAAGCGCGCGGTGCGAAAATTTACGCTGAAATTGCTGGCTTTGGGATGAGCAGTGATGCTTACCATATGACATCACCACCTGAAAATGGTGAGGGTGCGGCATTGGCAATGGAAAATGCATTACATGATGCAGGTATTGATGCAACCGCTGTGGGTTATATTAATGCTCATGGTACATCAACACCGGCTGGCGATCTCGCTGAAGCACAAGCTGTTATCTCAGTGTTTGGTGAAGACTCTAATGTGTTAGTTAGCTCGACAAAATCAATGACAGGTCACCTTTTAGGTGCCGCAGGTGCTATCGAGTCTATCTTTACAATTTTATCTCTGACAGATCAAATTGTTCCACCAACGATTAATCTTGATAACCCTGATGAAGCTTGCAAGCTGGATTTTGTTCCTGGCGAAGCAAGAAAAGTGGAGAACATGGAGTATGCTCTGTGTAACTCATTTGGTTTTGGCGGTACAAACGGTTCCTTGATTTTCCGTCGCTATCAGTAAACTTAATCGAAGTGAATATTATCGCGTTAAATTATTAACACGGTAAAAGCTTAAAGGCCTCAGTTTTGAATAAACTGGGGCCTTTTCTTCTTAGGCGCCTTTTGCAGTCATCTTCACTTTAGTTTATGATGATCAGCATTCTATTACTGACTGATTTATCAGCTATTATTGTAAGAGTTATCAATGTCATATTGGGTTAATGGCGTGGCATGTCGCCAAATCGATGCTTCCGATCGTGCCGTGCAATTTGGCGATGGTTGTTTTACGACGATCCACGTGTTTAATCACCAACCAAAAAATATTGACAATCATATTACACGTCTTGTGCAGGATAGTGCTCGCCTACAATTACCTCAGCCAGATTGGTCGCAATTAAAGGAACATATCCAACAAATTTGTCAGCAGCAGGCCAATGATGAATTTGTGATGAAAGTTATTATTAGCCGTGGTACTGGGGGAAGAGGCTATAGCTCAGTAGGATTTGAACAACCAACAGTCATTGTATCGGTTTCAGCATTCCCTCAACATTATCAGGCCATACAGCAAACAGGCGCTAATTTAATACTAAGTAAAGTGCCAATCAGTAAAAATCCGTATTTGGCGGGTATCAAACATCTTAATCGCTTAGAACAAGTTCTGATACGCCAAGAAATCGATGCAGTGCAAGCGGATGAGGCACTGGTTGTTGATATTGATGGAGTTTTAATTGAGTGCTGTAGTGCAAATATTTTTTGGCGAAAAGGTGATCAGGTATTTACGCCAAGTCTAGCCACCTCTGGGGTGAATGGATTAATGAGACAAAAGATTATAGCGCTGCTCAGCACAAGCCAGTACCATCTTCAAGAAGTCGAGCGTTTTCCAGATGTCTTGGGGTGTTGTGAAGAAGTTTTACTCTGTAACACATTAATGCCAATTTTACCTGTTGCCACTATCAATTTAGGTAAAGATAGATCTCAGTGGCAATATTCATCAAGGGAATTGTTTGAATATCTCTTTTTACGTTGCCAAATTTAGTCATTAAATGGTTGATGAATGAAACTAGCTAAAAAAATTTCGATGGCGGTGGTGGTTGTTCTCTTAATCTTAGGCGCGGTAGCTTACTTTATGTATCAGCAAGTTTTGAGCTATGCGAAAACACCACTCAATTTAACACAAGAAAAAATCTTTACTGTTCCAGCGGGAACGGGACGGGTAGCATTTGAAACTTTGTTAGTTGATGAGAAGGTAATTGACCCAAGTTATCAATTTCAATGGTTACTGAAATTACGTCCTGAGCTCGCTAAAATAAAAGCAGGAACCTACCGCTTGCAACCTGATATGGACGTTGAGCAAATGTTGGCATTGATTGCGAGTGGTAAAGAAGCACAATTCACTATTCGCTTTGTGGAAGGTAACCGTTTGTCTGACTGGACAAATACTTTACGCGATGCGCCGTATTTAAAGCATGAAGCGGAAGATAAAACGCAAACTGAGTTATATGCTTTTATTGGCTTTGAAGGCGATGGTGCACTTGAAGGGTGGCTATACCCTGATACTTATTTATATACTGCTGGCACACGCGATCTCGATATCTTAAAGCGCGCTCATCAGCAGATGAAAAAAAATGTTGATGAAATATGGCAAGGGCGGGATAAAGATCTGCCATATAAAAATGCCTATGAAATGTTAATCATGGCATCAATTATTGAAAAAGAAACAGGGGTAGATAGCGAGCGCAATCAAGTGGCTTCAGTATTTGTTAATCGCTTGAAGAAAAACATGCGTTTACAAACCGACCCAACAGTCATTTATGGTTTAGGTGATAAGTACCGAGGTAAAATTTATCGTAGTGATTTGGATAACTATACCCCATACAATACTTATCGAATTGATGGATTGCCACCAACGCCAATTGCGATGCCAAGTCTTGCGTCGATTAAAGCCGCAGCCCATCCAGCCAAAACGGATTATTTATACTTTGTCGCCAATGGAACCGGTGGGCATACTTTCAGCCATAGCCTGAATGACCACAACCGTGCGGTGAAAGTTTATCGACAAATTGAAAAGCAGAATGATAAGTAAAATGAAAAACGCCTATATTGTTATTGAAGGGTTAGAAGGTGCGGGAAAAACGACGGCGATTAACACCGTAGTAGAAACCTTAAACCACGCAGGTATTGACGATATTACCTTCACTCGTGAGCCCGGTGGTACACCATTAGCTGAAAAATTGCGTGAGCTCATCAAGCAGGGTATTTCAGGGGAAAAAGTGACAGATAAGGCAGAAGTTTTGATGCTATATGCTGCACGTGTTCAGCTAGTTGAAAATGTCATTAAACCTGCATTAGCTGCGGGTCACTGGGTGGTTGGTGATAGGCATGATTTGTCATCTCAAGCATATCAAGGTGGCGGGCGAGGTATTGATCGTCAATTAATGCAATCATTACGTGATTTAGTGCTGGGCGATTTTAAACCCCATTTGACGCTATATTTAGATCTCCCGCCTGAATTAGGGTTACAGCGTGCACGAGCTCGTGGTGAATTAGATAGAATAGAAAAAGAGTCATTATCATTTTTTGAACGAACTCGTGAACGCTATCTTGAATTAGCTGCTGCGGACGACACTATTCTCACTATTGATGCAAGCCAAACTATTGAACAAGTTCAGCAAGATATTCGCCAAACATTGCAAAAATGGTTGGCTAAATAAGGTGAAGGTATGAATTGGTACCCTTGGTTGAATGAAACGTATCGTCAATTGGTGACGTCCTATCAACAAGGCCGTGGGCACCATGCACTGTTATTACACTCTCTTCCGGGTAATGGTGCCGAAGCGCTATGTTATGGCATAAGTCGTTGGTTAATATGTCAAAATACGGATGGATTAAAAAGTTGTGGTAAATGCCACAGCTGTCAACTTATGTTAGCGGGTACACACCCTGATTATCATGTGTTAGAGCCAGAAAAAGGTAAAAATACTATCAGTGTGGAGGCGGTCAGGAAACTAACGGATATCTTGAGTAGCCATGCGCAGCAGGGCGGAGCCAAAGTGGCTTATATACCTCGTACCGAAGCATTAACCGATGCAGCTGCAAATGCGTTATTGAAAACACTCGAAGAACCAACCCCTCAGACTTACTTTTTGTTAGGGTGTGAAAAGCGAGAAAGCTTGCTCGCGACATTGCGTAGTCGTTGCTTATATACTTTTTTGTCACCACCTGAGTTACAAACGGCATGGTATTGGTTACAGAAACAGGTTGCGGGTCTTAACTATAATGACGCGTTAACGGCATTAAAATTATGCCAAGGCGCGCCGATTGCTGCAATGTCATTACTACAGCCTGAGCATTGGCAACAGCGTACAACCTTGTGCCACGCGTTAGCACATGCTTTGCAACAGGGGGATATGTTGTCATTATTGCCAGTGATGAATAATGATAAAGCACTTGAACAGATTGGCTGGGTACTAGGTTTGTTGAGTGATAGCATGAAACTACAACAACAGGCGGCGCAGTTCTGTTTAAATCAAGATCAGCTACCTCTTGCGAGTATCTTGGCATCTCGAATGTCAAAAGAGAAACTGTTTGATGTCTATGAAGCGTGGCAAAATTGTCGGCATCAGTTATTAACTGTGCCTGCGCTTAATCAAGAGTTACTATTAACTAATCAGTTATTACAATGGGAAGCATTGATTGCTCTCCCTACAGCATAAAAGAGTAAAATATGTTTGTTGTTGATTCACACTGCCATCTCGATTGCCTTGATTATGAAAAATTACATACAGGCGTTGATGATGTTATCGCAAAAGCATCGCAACGCGATGTCGGTTTTATGTTAGCTGTCGCAACGACACTACAGGGTTTTGACAGTATGAAAACCTTGATTGGTGAGCGACCTAATGTCGCATTCTCTTGTGGTATTCATCCGTTAAATTTGGATGAAGGTCATGATTTTGATCGTTTAGCGCAACTGGCTGCGGGTAAAGAAGTAGTTGCATTAGGTGAAACAGGTCTAGATTATTACTATCAAAAGGAAAATGCAGCTCTTCAACAAGAGTCATTTCGCCAACATATTCGTATTGGCCGTCAAGTGAACAAACCTGTTATTGTGCATACACGTGATGCACGAGCAGATACATTGGCTATTTTACGCGAAGAGAAAGTGACAGAATGCGGCGGAGTATTGCATTGTTTCACTGAAGATAAAGAAACAGCCATTGAACTACTCGATTTAGGTATGTATATCTCTTTTTCAGGTATTGTCACTTTCCGTAATGCAGAACAAATTCGTGAAGCGGCGAGGGTGGTTCCATTAGATCGGATCTTAGTTGAAACAGATTCACCTTATTTGGCTCCGGTTCCACATCGTGGAAAAGAAAATCAGCCTGCGTATGTGAGGGATGTGGCTGAATACATGGCTGTATTAAAAGGTGTGAGCGCCGAAGAAATGGCTCGCATTACCACTGAAAACTTTAATCGTTTATTCCATATGAATGTTGGTACGACGAAAGCGTAATTGTTTGTCACTATTAAAGGAATTTGCAATGGCAGAAGAAACTATTTTCAGTAAAATTATTCGACGCGAAATCCCTGCTGATATCGTTTATCAAGATGATCTGGTCACAGCATTTCGTGATATATCGCCACAAGCGCCTTCACATATTCTCATTATCCCAAACAAATTAATTCCAACAGTGAATGATGTGACTGTAGAAGATGAACTGGTTCTTGGACGACTGTTTACCGTTGCAGCTAAAATTGCTCAGCAAGAAGGCATTGATCAGAGTGGTTATCGCCTGATTATGAACTGTAATGAACACTCAGGCCAGGAAGTTTTCCATATCCATATGCATCTTGTTGGTGGGCGTCCACTGGGACCATTACTCGCAAAATAAGGTTAGACAATGAAAAGACCGTGGGCCGTTGTGACTCGTTGTTTAGTACTCAGTACCATACTTCTCTCACTGAGTGGTTGTATATGGGGGAAAAGAGACGGGTTAGTCTTTAATGAACAGCAAAGTGTTATTATGGAGCCTTCTGTTCTTGCCCATGGTGTCATTGTTGAACAACCTGTAGTGACTATTGATAACTACGCGACGGTTGCTAGGATCAATATGAGCAATAGTCAACCAAAGGCGGTAACGGTGATGTATCGGCTCTATTGGTATGATGATAAAGGGTTAAAAGTTGTCACTTCACATGATTTGCAGCAATTGATCCCCGCCAATTCGTCGATGAGCGTTAATGCACAAAGTACATCACCACTCGCTCGTAATGTACGTATTTATGTATTTTTACCGCAAGTGTCTGGAGAAAAATAATGAAACGGATCTTATTGGTTGCCGCCGCAGCCATGATATTGGCAGGGTGTCCTTCTTTTCATCCTGAAGGGCCACAAACACCGCCGCCAGTTATACCGATAGAACCAAGTGAACCTACTGAACCGGTCACACCACCGCCATCAGATAAGGTACCGACACCACCGAAGCAAAAAACAATAGATTGGTCTTCGGCTATTTCACCATTGATAAATCAGATGGTGGGGACGAGTGGTGTTGAGGGCGGTAAAGTCTTGTTAGTTGATTCTGTAAAAAATAATACGACAGGATCGTTTTCCGTACAAAATGCGACCGCTGCAATCGTAAAAGAGGTTGATGATAGCAACCATTTTAAAGTTGTACCGCAAGATGTGGCGAATGCAGCGCGTAAAACATTAGGCTTATCTCAAGAAGATAGTCTGGTGACACGAAGTAAAGCGATCGGCTTAGGCCGCTACGTACAAGCAGATTATGTGTTATATAGTGTTGTTTCTGGTTCAAGCAAACAACGCGATATTGAGATGCAATTAATGGCAGTACAGAGCGGTGAAATTCTCTGGTCAGGAAAAAACGATATTGAGTAATCGGCACTCTTTATTGGCTTTATTGGCGCGTTATTTCCCTGAAATTACAAGTAAAGATTGGGAAATAACGCCTTTAACAGGGCTATCAGGAGGCAGTTACCACCTACGTGCTATAGTCAAAATGCAACCTATTAATGTGATTGCACGAGCACAAGGTAAAACGCAATCTTCATTAATGGTTAATCGGCGCAAAGAAGCTCGTGTATTGCAGCAATTGCAGGGTTTTGTTCAAGCGCCAAGGCAATTGGCAAGAAATCGCGATTGGTTGTTGCTGTCATGGTGCGATGGGCAGCATCCAAGTCCGGAACAATTCTTAACGCCTCAGTTTCAATCGGCCTTGGCCGCAACTATTGCGAAATTACATACTCAGCCGTTACTGAGTTATCGTTTACAACTAAGAGATGAAATTGCTCATTACGGCTATCTGATCGATCGAAAAAGACAACAACCCCGTTGGCTGCGATTGCATCACTATTTTCTTTCCACACCCATGCCCAAAATGTTAAAACTCGCTCCTGCGCACATGGATATTCATCGTGGTAATATTTTGTGTGCGAATGATAAAAGTATCATGTTGTTAGATTGGGAATATGCCGCAAATACCGATATAGGGCTGTCTTTAGAAACCTATTTTCAAGCTAATCAACTGGATCAGAAGCAGCGTCAATTCTTTTTGTATCAATATGGCGCGCGCTGTGGTGCTTATACTGATGTGGCAACCTTAGCTCGCCATTGTGCTCGCTGGGAGCCTTGGGTGAAGTATATGATGCTGATGTGGTATGAAGTGCAATGGAATCAAAGCCAAAATCCTAATTTTTTGATAGGATCACAACCATTACGGCAATATTTCCATTTATCCAATTAATATGAATTGCCTGTGTAAGTGATAATTGCAAAACAGTTTAAATAGTGAGGCATGTATGGGTCCGATAATGCTAGATGTTCAGGGTTATGAGCTGGACAATGAAGAGCGTGAAATATTGGCACATCCGTTAGTTGGCGGGTTGATTTTATTCACTCGTAACTTTCATGATGCAGCACAATTAAGGGAGTTAGTTCGCCAAATTCGTGATGCATCGCGTCATCGCTTGCTGATTGCCGTTGACCAAGAAGGTGGTCGAGTTCAGCGTTTTCGCGATGGTTTTACCGCATTACCTTCAGCTCAAGCATTTGCTGCCCTAAATAACCAATCAGACGGCGCCCAGTTGGCAGAAGAAGCAGGTTGGTTAATGGCTTCTGAAATGATTTCGATGGATATTGATATTAGTTTCGCTCCAGTTCTGGATTTAGGCCATCAAAGTATTGCGATTGGTGAGCGTTCTTTCCATGAAGATCCTGAAATTGCGATGGTTATGGCAGAGCGTTTTATTAAAGGCATGCGTAGCGCAGGGATGAAGACGACAGGCAAACATTTTCCTGGGCATGGTGCGGTGAAAGCGGACTCACATAAAGAGACGCCACGTGACGACCGTGCATTGGAAACTATCCGTAAAAAAGATATGTCTATTTTTAGGGATTTTATTCAGCGTGATTTACTTGATGCTGTGATGCCTGCTCATGTAATTTATACACAGGCAGATGATCGTCCTGCGAGTGGTTCTCCTTTCTGGTTAAAATCGATTCTCCGTGAACAGTTAGGCTTTAATGGGGTCATTTTCTCTGATGATCTTTCGATGGAAGGTGCCGCAATTATGGGAAGCTACCCAGAGCGTGCAGCAGCATCGTTGTCGGCAGGTTGTGACATGGTACTAGTGTGTAATAATCGGACTGGTGCGGTCAGTGTTTTAGATAACTTACCTAAACAAACGGGCAGCTTAGCTTCATCACTATTCCATAGTGGTCGTCAATACAGCTTAAAAGAGCTGCAAGCAGCGCAGCGCTGGCAAGAAAGTCACAATAAGTTAGTAGACTTGCATCGTAAGTGGCAGGAACAGCGCTAGCCGATAATAAATAATATATCCGATTAAACGTAAACACCTGATAGTCAATTTATCAGGTGTTTTTCTATATTTATATTATATTCAAATAATTATATATCCTTTCATCCATTACTACACTTAAACTAAAACTTTCAGATTACAATAAGTAATTCTCATTATCAAATAGGTTGGTAATTACTTCGAATATTGATTAATATCAATCTATCGGAAGCTGACTCGTTTCGTGATAACAGTAATATGAGCAAAACATGTGATCGCTGTCATATTAATCAGTTAATTTGATATGCATCAATATTTGGTATGACCAAATAACCAAGCGTGGTATTCTGACGTGTCAATAAGGTTTTATCGGTGCTTATTAGTGTTATTTAAGTTTTTTATTTTCAAAAAAGCTTAAATAACATTAATTTATTTTGTAACGAGGAATACATGGCCTTATCTCAACCTAAGATTGTTATTGTGGGTGGCGGTGCGGGTGGCTTAGAGCTAGCAACACGGCTTGGTCGTAAGTTAGGGCGTAAAAAACGCGCTGAAATTACATTGGTTGACCGCAATCCTAGCCACTTATGGAAACCATTGTTGCATGAAGTTGCTACAGGTTCATTAGATGATGGGGTAGATGCACTGAGTTACCTTGCACACGCACGTCATAATGCATTTAATTTTCAATTGGGTTCTTTAACACAAATTGATCGTGATAATAAGAAAATTATTCTTGGTGAGCTGCGCGATAAAAATACAGAGCTATTGGTGCCTGAACGTGAAATTGATTATGACATTTTAGTGATGGCATTAGGCAGCACGTCAAATGATTTCGGAACACCTGGGGTTAAAGAACACTGTATTTTCTTAGATAATCCGCAGCAAGCGCATCGTTTCCATGATGAAATGCTCAACCTATTTTTACGTTATTCTGTACGTGATAACGCAGAAGAAAAAGTGAATATCGCCATTGTTGGTGCAGGAGCGACAGGGGTAGAGCTTTCCGCTGAGTTGTATAACGCAGTCGAGCAATTGACTAGTTATGGTTTTAAAGGGTTAGATACTGACGCGTTGAATGTGACCTTGGTTGAGGCTGGGGAACGTATTTTGCCTGCATTGCCTCCGCGTATTTCGAGTGCAGCCCACCAAGAGTTGAACAAATTAGGCGTTAAAGTATTGACGAAAACCATGGTTACTAGCGCTGATGATGAAGGGCTAAACACGAAAGACGGTGAGAAAATTCGTGCCGACCTGATGGTATGGGCTGCGGGTATCAAAGCACCTGATTTTATGAAAGATATCGCAGGGTTAGAAACCAATCGTATTAACCAATTGGTGGTTAAACCGACATTGCAAACCACGCTAGATGACACTATTTTTGCTATTGGTGACTGTGCTTCCTGTGCGAAACCAGAAGGCGGCTTTGTACCACCTCGTGCACAATCTGCACATCAAATGGCGAGCCGTTGCTATGATAATATTTTAGCGATGATGAAAGATAAGCCTCTCAAAGATTATGTTTATAAAGATCATGGTTCGTTAGTCTCTCTATCGCGTTTCAGCACGGTAGGTAGCTTAATGGGTAACCTAATGCGTGGTGATATGATGGTGGAAGGACGCATTGCCCGTTTTGTCTATATTTCGCTGTATCGCATGCACCAAATCGCACTTCATGGTTACATCAAGACAGGTTTAATGATGTTAGTTGGCAGTATTAACCGCATTATTCGACCGAAATTAAAGCTGCATTAAATTTTGAGTGTGAATATTTAAATTGATGAGTCCTCGCATTTAGCGGGGGCTTTTGAATTAAAAATATAACTAATAGTATTGAAATAATATGCTAATAATTATTTATTCACAGGATAATAATTGATTCAAATAAAAAATTAGCTTTGATTTATTTTATTTTAGCATGGTAAATGCTGCGAAATAAAAATGATTATTACAATGGTATATTTACTTAAAATATTGAGCTAGATCAATGAGTGAAGATGAATCTAACTGTGGCTTTATTGATTTAGTAACGGATATAACTAAGTTAAATTTACTCTAACTTGGTCTATATTAAGAAAAATCTAAAACTTTCATTTATATTGACAGTAGTTATCGAATTTTAAAAACGAATGGATACAATGAACATATATTCATCATACTCCAAGTTGCAAGGTTGCTGAACGGTGTTCATTCACGCTAATTGCACACTTAGGTATGCTCTTAGCGTTTTATATACTTGTTACCTAGCTGCACCTCGAATTATGTAGAGTATATTTTTTGTTTCTGTTTTTAATAAGGGCAAGCTATGAAGCTAAAATATAAGTTGCTATTAGCCGCTATGGTTATTTGCCTCATTATTATCACAGCAATTTTCATATCATCTTCATCACAGAAAAATAATAGGATAGCAACGGTACTTTCAACGGAGCCCATTAAATCGCATCGCTTAATCGAAACTGAAAATTGCTCAGTGATTGGCCTGCTAGAGGGCTTTAGCCAAGAGTACTTATCGCGTTACCATCCTGCGCAAAATGAATGCAAACTGTTTTTTCTAATTGAAACACTGCAAACGAATGGATTTCCACCACCGGTTGAAAAGAAATACCGTAACTGTGTGGTTACTCAGAAAGTTGAACAAATCGTGGTAGGGTATGATGTGGTGTATCGGATTGGTAATACCTTAGGTAAGGTACGAGCACCTTATGATCCAGGTTTATTTATTCCTCTTGATAGTGACGGTCGTTTAAAGCTAACCGCATCGAGTGGCCAGATGTGCGAAAACGCTCGCAACAATGTTGATGCATTAGTGCCTTTTTATTGTGTGAAATTAGATGAGCCTAATGGTAATTCACTGAATAAAGTGGTTGAGATCTATCCGGGCAAGAACACTTATGCCTATTTTGAATGATTGTGTAAATGTCCGTGAAATTTCAAGTGGTAATACTTTTCACTCATTGTTTAGTTGAATATCGAACTCTCTTTAGCAAAAGTAATCTCTAAAATTGCCCTCCAATAATTGGACAATCAATTACTGGGGGGCTGTTTTATGGGCTAATTAATCAAGTAAGTTATCAGAAAAATCACGTAGCAGTTGCTTGATAAAATCAATGCGCGTGACCCTGTCACTTAAATCAATTACAAACTTCAATTTCACTGGGCCATCAAGACGGAAGGTTTTAGGCTGGTTTTGTAATAAACTAATTA
This portion of the Providencia manganoxydans genome encodes:
- the umoD gene encoding UmoD family flagellar biogenesis regulator, with the translated sequence MKLKYKLLLAAMVICLIIITAIFISSSSQKNNRIATVLSTEPIKSHRLIETENCSVIGLLEGFSQEYLSRYHPAQNECKLFFLIETLQTNGFPPPVEKKYRNCVVTQKVEQIVVGYDVVYRIGNTLGKVRAPYDPGLFIPLDSDGRLKLTASSGQMCENARNNVDALVPFYCVKLDEPNGNSLNKVVEIYPGKNTYAYFE
- a CDS encoding NAD(P)/FAD-dependent oxidoreductase, with protein sequence MALSQPKIVIVGGGAGGLELATRLGRKLGRKKRAEITLVDRNPSHLWKPLLHEVATGSLDDGVDALSYLAHARHNAFNFQLGSLTQIDRDNKKIILGELRDKNTELLVPEREIDYDILVMALGSTSNDFGTPGVKEHCIFLDNPQQAHRFHDEMLNLFLRYSVRDNAEEKVNIAIVGAGATGVELSAELYNAVEQLTSYGFKGLDTDALNVTLVEAGERILPALPPRISSAAHQELNKLGVKVLTKTMVTSADDEGLNTKDGEKIRADLMVWAAGIKAPDFMKDIAGLETNRINQLVVKPTLQTTLDDTIFAIGDCASCAKPEGGFVPPRAQSAHQMASRCYDNILAMMKDKPLKDYVYKDHGSLVSLSRFSTVGSLMGNLMRGDMMVEGRIARFVYISLYRMHQIALHGYIKTGLMMLVGSINRIIRPKLKLH